Sequence from the Desulfobacterales bacterium genome:
GCCATCTTTTCCAGAATCGATACAGATCCGTTATCTGTGAAGAGGAGCCCTATTTTCTTGAATTGGTCCGCTATATCCATCTCAATCCGTTACGGGCCGGATTGGTTGAAGGCCTTGCCGGTCTTGACCGTTACCGCTGGTGCGGCCACGCTGTTCTGCTGGGTAGATACGCGAACGAATGGCAGGACTGCGGTTCCGTGTTGACCCGGTTCGGGCAACCGGGAAAATCAGCCCGGGCCGCTTACCGGCAATATATTGCGCAAGGGGTCGAACAGGGGAGGCGTCCCGAACTGGTTGGCGGCGGTTTGATCAGGTCTCTTGGTGGTTGGTCAGCGGTAAAGGCCTTGCGGAGACTGGGCATCCGTGCGCCTGCCGATGAGCGGATATTGGGAAGTGGAGGTTTTGTCGAACGGGTCATCAAGGAATCCGCGGGACAGGTGCGCCGCCAGTCTCCGGGGCTGGCCGGAGAAGAGCTGATCAACCGGGTTGTTTGCGAGTTTTGTGACCAGGAAGAAATAAACATCAAGGAACTGCGTTCCGGCAGCCGGCGGCGGCCGGTTGCGCAGGCCAGGAAAAGGCTGATGCAGATCCTGGTTGAGGAACAGGGAGTGACCCTGGCTGAAACGGCCCGGCAGCTCGGAGTTTCCACTTCAGCGATATCCAAGTCATTGATGCGTAAAGCGGAAAGAAAGTCATGTTGATATGAACGTTGCCCCGTAACCGTTCACCGGCCATGCGAAAGAGGCCCACAGTCTCAGGCCGGTAACCGTTCAGCGAAAAACTCGTTGCCGAGATCAAAAGGGTAAATAAGAGTCCGGTGATATCGGGCCTGCTCCACTGAAAAAGGGACTGTGTTCAGCTTGTCGTTGCTCACTTAACCCTGCATGGGGCAGGACCGGATCTTTGCCGCCCAGGCTCATGCCGCCAGCATGCCGAGCAATAACAATAACAGGCCGCCGGTCAGCAGGAGAATGTCCTGCCGGGTGTAACGGAAAATGATCAGACCGGTCAGGGCCAGGAAGATCACCAGGAGAGCGACAGCATCTGTTAACAACTGCCAGGCAGTGGAGGTCTTGTAGGCCTTGTGCAGCCGGTTTAGCCAATACCACGGCTGTTTATCCGCCTTGTCGATCCTGGTCATGGTTCCTGCCCGCGGATCAATGACATAGGTGGTCCTGCCGTGGGAGCCGTAGAGGAACTCGATAACCCCGCCCTGCCTGATGCGGATCACCGTGGGATCGTCACTGCGGTTGATCTGTTGTTTATAGGTGTTGATAAAGCCTGGCAAGGATTTCTGGTCCTGGGCCTTGATCCGGACAACGCTTTTCCGGCGTTCCTGAAAATAGGCAAAATCCTGCCGGTGGTTGAGCAGCAGACCGGTCAGGCAATAGAAAACAACAAAACCGGTCAGTAGCAGCCCGGCCCAGCGGTGGAGCTTGCGCCACGATATTTTTTTCATTGTTTTATCTGAAAGTCGCCCCGGCCGACGCTCTGGATCCGGGGCGATTTTCATAGTTGGTTATGGCCGGCCGAGCTGGTCCAGCCATGCTGGTTAGTATTTTTCAAGGCGTTCAAGGCTTTCGACCAGCTGGCGGATGAACATCCGGTTGATCTTCTCATAAAAGCCGAGGCCCTTGAAAAAATCCTTGTTCCGGTAGGAGGCGTGCACCGTGTCCACCTTGATGCCCGCCTGTTCAAGCTCCATGGCCCAGGAGGGCAGGCCGTTGTCATCCGCCTCCGATCCCATGATGTCGTTCATGATGTGGTCGCCGGCCACATACATGAAAGGGATGAACCGTACCCGCCCGATCGGGTAGGCCCTGGCCTGGTCAAGGGCCTGGTCCCTGGTAAGCACCCCGTCCACGCCGCCGACAAAAACATTTGAGTACTTCCGGCTTAAATAGCGGTCAAGGCCAAGGTAGGTGGAATTGGAACCGGGAAAAGTCTGGGGTGTGCCGTGGGCCACAAGGACGTTGCACCCCTGGTCCGGCGCAAGAAATTCCTTTTCCAGTTCGTTCACAGCCTCAAAGAGCCAGGGCCACTCATGGAGCAGGGTGCCGCCGTATTCAATCCGCAGCCCGATTTGACGGAACGCCCTGATCACCTTTTCCATGTCCCGATATTCCTGGCCGGGAAAGATATGCAGGGACTGAAGGGCGATTTTCCGGTAGCCCTGGTCCTCCAGGTTGGCCAGGGTCTGGGCCAGGCTCAGATAGCGCCTGTCCGAACCTGCTTCCTTGAACTTTTTATTGGCCCGTTCCCTGACGATTTCCGAGGTAAAGGCCCAGGCTATCTTGTAGTTCCGGAATCGATCCGGCAGGCCGGTGGTCAGTTGCTTTTCGAAAAAATCAAAGGTCGCCCGGGCATCGGTGGTGGTGCCAAAGGCGGTTATGACGATTGCCGGTTCTTTCTGAATGGTCCGGGTCATGGCGGTTGCCTGCTGTTCCCCGATGCCGGGAAATATCGTCAACAGGCTGAACACCAGCAGGATCTTCCACCAGGTGATTTTTTTTTGTCCCTTGCGGTCCATTTGCCACCTCCTTGAGAGATAAATTGATAAAGAGGGTCCGGACAAGAAAATCCCCGGACCAATTTAAAAAATTGATCCGGGGATCCCTGATTTTCCACAGATACATAGCGATTCTCTCTTGTCCACGGAGAGATATCTGATAATCAAGGCAGGTCTTCTGACTCCCGGCTCATTCTCCCGGCCGCGCCTTCCCAACCCGGTCAGGTCAGTGGCATAAGCGGCGTTCGTCCCCGGTCACAGCGGCGGGCCCGTTTCCGAATTTCACGGAATTCCCTATCAAGTCCTTGCGGACACCTGATTAATTTAACGATCTCAATAATATAAAAAAAAGAGGCTGTAAATAAAAAAGTAAGGTTTCGGTAAACCCCGTACGTTTGAGGTTGGATCGGGAAAGGGGTTTTCTTATACCGAACGGTGTAGCGGACCCTGAGCCGCAGCCGTGACGGCAAAAGCGGAATTTGAAACAACTTCGGCAGGATATGCTTATGGCTTCCGAATCGCCGCCGCGGCGAAGCGAGTTCCTGCTTGATAGCCTGTTTATGAACAGCCGGCCCTTCTCAATGGAGCGGCCGTTGGTAGAAGAAGACCCCTTTCCCGACAGGAGGGGTTTACTGAATGTTTACAATAAAAAATTGTTTTTTTGTCGGTAACTTCCGGATATTAGTCAGCGGTTACTTTTGTCAGGGAGAAGTATCCGTAGAAGTGCAGGGTGTGCCGGTAGCAGAGGTTGAACCGGCCCAGGTATATCCGCTGTTTTTCCAGGTAAACCAGGTGATCCCTGATTCTTCTGGTGAGCGGCCCGTTTTCCTGCCGGTCATAGTCGATCTCCAGGACCAGGCGGCCCCCGAACCGGTCACAGACGGCCTCCCGTACCCTGAAATGTCCCCAGATCATCCGGCCGAAGAGTATATTGCAGCCAGACACCCCGGCTGTTCCCTTGAGCGGTTCCGTAGGGGGCGGGCCGGGATTGACAATTTTGTATCCGGCGGGTAGGCTTCGGATACCATGCCAGGTAACCCGAGAATCCATTATCCCTGCGCTTTTTATAACGTTATCCCGCGCGGCAATGGTGCGGGCGGCGCTTCTTTGCCAAGGCTGACCGGAGCCGTTTTTATCCGCTTCCGCAAGAAGGTATCGCGCCTTATTGCCACCGGGTCCATGCTGTCCGTCCGGTGGGCGATTATGCCTGTTTCGTCATCCAGGTGGCCGGGATTCCCTTCGTGCGGATCGTGCATGACCCTGCATTCCGCGACAGCCATTACCTTGTGCCTGTCCGGGAATGGCCTTTTCGTCCAATTTACCGGAGTCCCGCAAGCCCGCTTACCTCGTCATACCCGACAATAATGGCCTGGATATTAATCAGATGCCAGTGCGTGTTTTTTTGTAAGCGTTAACCAGCACCCCATGATCTTGAACAGTTAGGCAAAGGTAGTGAGACCTTGCAGAAAAAAACAGACCATAATGAACTGGCAGCCACATTGCCGCAGATAGTCTTTGAAGCGGACCAGGACGGCAGGCTCACCTTTGCCAATGAACAGGCGTTTGCAATCACCGGCTATACCAGGAGCGACCTGGACAACGGGCTGAACTTACTGGAGCTGGTCATCCCGGCGGACCGGCAACGGGCGGCCGACAATATGGCCCGGGTCCTGAAGGGCGAGCAGGTGGAGGCCGTTGAATATACGCTGTCAAGAAAGGACGGCACAACCCTGATCACCTTGGTTTACGCAAACCAGAAATTAGAGAATGGCCGACCAGCCGGGCTCAGGGGAATAGCCATTGACATCAGCGTGCGCAAGGAGGCGAGCCGGACCCTGGAGGCCAGCGAGATCAAGTTCCGGAGCCTGTTCGACCTGTCACCCCAGGCCATTGCGCTGTCTGATGTGGAAACCGGCCGGTTGCTTGACGTGAACAGGACCTTTTGCGAACTCACCGGCTATACCAAGGACGAAGTTGTCGGCCGGACAGCACCCGAGGTGGGGTTTTACAGCAGGGAGGACCGCTGGAGGTTCATAACCGAGTTAAAGGCCAGCGGCGAAGTGCATGACCTGGAGATGGACTTCAGGGCCAGGAACGGCTCGGTTCTCACCGCCCTCATGTTCGCCAAGTTGATCAGGATCCGGGACGAGTCCTTTATCATTGTCGTGTTCCATGACATTACTGAGAAGAAAAAGCTGGAAAAAGAACTGCTCAAGACCCATAAGCTTGAGTCCCTCGGCATCCTGGCCGGCGGCATTGCCCATGATTTTAATAACCTGCTGACCGCAATCCTCGGCAACATCACCCTGGCCAAGGCCTCCCTGCAACCCGGTGACAAGATATTCGACCTGCTGGCTGAAACGGAAAAGTCTTCTTACCGGGCAAGGGGCCTGACCCAGCAGTTGCTTACCTTTTCCAAGGGCGGGGCTCCCATCATAACCATCACCTCGGCCAGGGAGTTGATAAGAGACTCGGCCCGGTTCAGCCTGTGCGGCGCCAATGTGAGGTGTGAATTTTCCCTGGCCGACGATCTTCTGCCGGTGGCCATTGATGAAGGCCAGATCGGTCAGGTTATCCAGAACATTGTTAACAACGCCTGTCAGGCGATGCCGGCCGGGGGCACGATCCATATAAGGGCTGAAAACGTGGTGGTCAATCACCAAGACGGATTGGCATTGAAACAGGGCAGGTATATCAGGATATCCATCAGGGACGAGGGCCATGGGCTTCCGGCCGAACATCTGGACAAGATATTCGACCCCTTTTTCACCACCAGGGAGAAAGGCAACGGCCTGGGACTGGCCATCTGCTATTCGATAATAAACAACCATGGCGGCATGGTTACGGTTGAATCGGAACCTGGCCGGGGTTCGACTTTCCATGTATTTCTGCCGGTCGCGGCTGGAAAGGACCCAGTCCTTGAAGAGGTGTCGGAAGAGTTGATCCGCGGCCGGGGACGCATCCTGGTCATGGATGACGAGGATGTGGTGAGCGAGGTCACCGCCAACATGCTGCACCACCTCGGTTATGGGGCCGCCCTGGCCCGGGACGGCCTGGAGGCGATCGACCTCTACAAACAGGCATATGACGCGGGCCGGCCCTATGATGCGGTGATCCTGGACCTGACCGTGCCCGGCGGCATGGGCGGCCGGGAGACCATCAAGGAGCTGTTGAAAATCGACCCGCGGATCAAGGCGATCGTGGTCAGCGGCTATGCCACCGACACCATGATGGTCGATTATCGTCAGAACGGATTCAGCGGCGTGATTTCCAAGCCTTACCGGATAAGCGAGTTGAGCCGCACCCTTCATAATGTCCTGACCCGGGCGGACGATAAGGATTCAATTGGATAAGAAAAATGAAAAAGATACTGTCAACCGGACTTTTACTCGGGGCCCTGGTTGTCCTGGCCGCTGTTTTTTTCTATTTCAACCGGGTCAAGGGACCGGCGGCCCCGCTCCGGGAAGCGCGACCGGCTGTTTTTACCCTGAAGTTCGGGCACGATCTGTTGCCGGACAGCGCCCAGCACGTGGCGGCGCGGAAATTCGCGCAGATCGTCGACCAGAGAAGCCGGGGCCAACTCAGGATCGACATCTACCCGGACCAGCAACTGGGCAACGATCACCAGATGATCGAGGCGGCCCGGGCCGGGGAACTGGCGATCATCCTCGCGCCCACCGCCAAGTTGAGTTCCCTGCTGCCCTCGATCCAGTACGTTGATCTGCCCTTTATCTTTCCGAGCCGGGAGGATGCCTACGAACTGCTCGACAACGAGCCCGGCCGGATGCTGCTGGATCAACTCACCCCGTTCGGCCTGGTCGGCGTCGCCTTCTGGGAGAGCGGGTTCAAGCAGTTTACCGCCAACCGGCCCATCCGTGTTCCCGCGGATTTCCAGGGGCTGAAGATCCGAACCATGAAGAGCAGGATCATTACCGATCAGTTCCGGCTCATGGGCGCCACCCCGATTCCCATTGATTTCCAGGAGACCTTTCAGGCGCTCCGGGACGGGGTGATCGACGGCCAGGAAAACCCCCTGGTCTCCATTGTCAACCGGAAATTTTACCAGGTGCAGAGCGACCTCACCATCAGCAACCACGCCTACCTGGGATATGTCTTTGCCTTCAGCAAAAAGGTGCTTGACTCGCTCCCCCCCGACCTCCGGGAGATCCTGGTGGCCACGGCCCGGGAGTTGACCGCCTTTGAGCGGAAAGAGACCATTGAACGGGAGGCCGCCTTTCTGCGGACCATTATCGACTCCGGCGTCCGGGTACATACCCTCAGCAGCGAGGAGCGGCAGCGGTTCCAGGAGGCCACGGCCCCGGTTATTGAAAAATACCGGCAGCTGATCGGCGGAGAACTCCTTGACAAGACCGCGCAACTGCTCCGGGAGAAGTATGGTCCCACTGCCGGTGACGAGATCGTCATCGGCCTGGATGCGGACCTGACCCTGGGCTCGGCCCGGTCCGGTCAGGCGATCAGGCGGGGAATGGAACTGGCGGTCCGGGAAATCAACCGGCAGGGTGGGGTGCTGGGCAAGAAATTCAAGATTATCGCCCGGGACCACGCCGGGATCAGCGCCCGGGGAATCGCCAACATGAAGTTCTTTGCCCGGGTGGACAACCTGGTGGCGGTGATGGGCGGCCTGCACAGCCCGGTGGCGCTCGCCGAACTCGATATCATTCACCGGGAGAAGATCATCTACCTGGACCCGTGGGCCGCGGCCACCCCCATTGTTGAGAACGGCTTTTCCCCCAACTACGTGTTCCGGGTATCGGTCCGGGACCAGTATGCCGGCCCCTTTCTGGTCGACCATGCCTTGCGCAAATACCAGCGGGTGGCGTTGCTCCTGGAGAATACCGGCTGGGGCCGGAGCAACCACCGGGCGATGACCGCGGCCCTGGCCGAGCGAAAACTAACCCCGACCCTGGTGGAGTGGTTCAACTGGGGGGAAGAGGAGATGGACCAACACCTTGACCGGATCGAGCGGAGCGGGGCCCAGGTCATCCTGCTGGTCGCCAACTCGCCCGAGGGGATAAACGTGATCAAGGGCATGGCCGAACGGCGGCAAAAGATTCCGATCATCTCCCACGGGGGGATTACCGGCGGCTATTTCTGGGAGCAGACCAACAAGGAACTGCAATCCGTGGACCTGGAATTCCTGCAGACATTCTCCTTTCTGGCCCCTGAGAATGAAGATGTCGCCGACCGGGTCCGGGAAAGCTATTTCAAGGTCTACGGCATTGATACGCCCGGCAAGATCGTGGCCCCGGCGGGGACCGCCCATGCCTATGACCTGGTGCATCTGCTGGCCCGGGCGATCCAACTGGCCGACAGCACCGATCGTCCGGCGATCCGGGACGCCCTGGAGCGGATCGATTTTTATCACGGCCTGGTCAAGGACTACTCGCCGCCCTTTACCCCGGAGCGGCATGATGCGCTTGATTCGAATGATTTCACCATGGCGTGCTACGATCGCCATGGCCTGATCGTTCCGGTTGACCTTTGCCTGGAATCGCGGTGCCGGTAGTGGCTCCTGAACCAGACAAGACCGGAAATCAAATCATGCCGGAAACCGGAGCCAGAAAGAGCCTGAAGGCAAGGTTGGTCCGTTATTTCTCCACCTTTGTCATTGTCCTGGTGGTGTCGCTGACCCTCATGGCCGCTGTCATAACCAGCAGGATCATGGTCAGTGATCTGGAGGTCCACCACCTCAAGGTGGACGTGAGTCATGACCTGGACAGCCTTGAGCAACACCTTTCCTTCATGAACGAGAGCCTCAACCAGTTCCGCGCCAACCATTTTGTGATCAACAGCCTGGTCGATACCCTGGGGCGGATCCTCTACCTGCCCAGGCTGATCAGTGACTTCAAGGGCGGCCGGCATGTTGCCGCGGTCACTGTGGTGGATTTCGAGGGCAACCCGATTCAATCCAGCCTGGAAGAACCGCCCCCCTACAAGAAGCTGATACCCCTGCGCTCCACCCTTGTTCTGGGCAAGACGGTCATGCAGCTGTCGGAAGACCGGAAAAACATCGTCATGGCCGCGCCCATCGAATACTATAAGACCCCGCAGGGGGCGGTGATCGTGGAGTGGGAACTCGCCGGCATCTTCAGCCAGACCCTGCAACCCAATCCGCTCTATTCCCGCCGCCTCTTCCATGGGGACACCCCACTGTTTGTCCAGAATTTTGACGAGCATGTCTCCTATGTCACGACCAGAAAGATGGTGGGAGAGAAATACCCCCTTTTGAGCCGGCTGGGGATCGGGATCGAAATCGGGACCCCAAAATCGGTGCTTCTGGCCCCGGTCCGGTCGTTGATGGTGCAGCTGCTCCTGCTGGGGGGCGGCTTCATGGTCATTGCCGTGCTGCTGGCCAACCGGCTCGGCAACGGCATTGCCCGGCCGATTCTGCGGTTATGCGAAAGGATCCGCCGGGCCGGGCTGGAGGGAGAGCCGCAATGCAGCCCGGTGGGCACCGGGGATGAACTGGAGGACCTGGCCCTGGCCTTTGACGACCGGGCCGGGCGGTTGACCGCGGCCCGCAGACACCTGGAGGCAACCGCCGACCAGCTGCGACACACCAACACCCAGTTGCTGCTGCTGGCCAGCGTGTTTGAAAACGCCCTGGAGGGGATTGTCATCATAACCGTTGCGGAGACCATTGCCCGGGTCAATCCGACCTTCTGCCGGATCACCGGCTATGGGGCCGATGAGGTGGTGGGCCGGCCTTTTTCCGGCCTTTACGTTACCCGCGATGAGCAGCAATCCTTTCAGCAGATGTGGAACGCCCTCCGGCAAGACGGTTTCTGGGACGGGGAGCTTCGCTATCAACGCAAAAACAACGAGGATTTTCCGACCTGGACCTCTGCCGCCGCGGTCAGGGACGCGGATGGCGGGCTCAGCCATTATGTCATTGTTTTTCACGACATCACCGAGATCAAGCGCAGCGAAGAACAGTTGCAGTATCAGGCCTATTATGACGCCCTGACCGGGCTGCCCAACCGGCGGTTGTTCTACGACCGGCTGGAACAGGCCATGGCCTTTGCCTCGCGCAACAGGCAGATGCTGGCCGTGTTGTTCCTTGATCTGGACAATTTCAAGAACATCAACGACAGCCTGGGCCATTACCTGGGCGACCTCTTCCTGCAGGCAGTGGCCCAGCGCCTGCGGGAGTGCTGCCGCGATGCTGACAGCGTCTCCCGCCTGGGCGGGGATGAGTTTGTCATCATCCTGACCAAGGTCAACGATGAGTTGGCCCCCATTGGCCTGGCCCGGCGGATCCTGGCGTCCTTTGCCGAGCCGTTCGCCCTGGAGGGGCATCTCCTCTTCGGCACTGCCAGCATCGGCATCACCCTTTTCCCGGTGGATGGCGATGATGTGGAGACCCTGGTGAAAAACGCCGACCTGGCCATGTACCGGGCCAAGATGGAGGGAAGGAACAACTACCAGCTCTTTACCGCGGCCATGAACCTTAAGGCGAAACAGCGGTTGACCATGGAAAACAACCTGCGCCGGGCCGTGGAGCAGCAGGAGTTTCAGGTCTATTACCAGCCCAAGATCAGTCTGGAAACCGGGGCCATGGTCGGGGCCGAGGCCCTGGTGCGCTGGCGGTTGCCGGACGGCACCGTTGTCTCCCCGGCCGAGTTTATCCCGGTTGCCGAGGAGAGCGGGCTGATCATCCCCATTGGCGAGTATGTCCTGAAAACGGCCTGCGAGCAGGCCCGCTCCTGGCAGGAAGCGGGTTTTTCCCTGAGCGTGGCGGTCAATCTTTCTCCGCGCCAGTTCCGCCGGGAAGACCTGGTCGACACGGTGGCCGCCGTCCTGGAAGAAACCGGCCTGCCCCCGGAAAGACTGGAACTGGAGATCACCGAGGGGGTGGTCATGGAAAACCGGGAGGCGGTTACCGGCTTTATGATAAAACTCAAGCAGATGGGGATTATGCTGGCGATAGACGATTTCGGCACCGGCTATTCTTCCTTGAGCTACCTCCGGCATCTGCCCATCAATACCCTTAAGATCGACATCTCCTTTATCCGGGAAATTCCCCGGAACAGGGATGACATGGCGATCACCGCGGCGATTATCCTCATGGCCAGGAGTCTCAACCTGAGGGTTGTGGCCGAAGGGGTGGAAACAGAGGAACAACTGGCCTTTCTCATGAAGCACGGCTGCGATTATCTGCAGGGGTACCTGTTCTGCCCGCCGGTCCCCAGGACCCGGTTTGAGGAACTGTTGCGGGAGGCCGGGGCCTAGGGGCGGATCTTTATCCTTGACAGAACGGTTGTCGGCCGCTTACCTCTCGGGTAGAGTAGATCGTTGGCATGACAATGCTCCGGGGAGCAGGATCCTGTTGCGGCGGGCGCCCCGGCCGCGCCACCGGGGACCGGGCCGAGGAGGTGTTTGATGACGGTTGATTCCATGGATTATGCCAAGGCCTTTATCGGGGTGCTGGCCATAGTCAATCCCCTGGGCGCAATTCCGGTGTTTATTTCGCTCACCCGGGCCAAGTCACACCTGGAACGTAAGCGGACCGCTGGAATTGCCGCGGTTACCGTGGTAATTATTCTGATCATCTCGGCCTGGGCCGGTGAGTTGATCCTCGGCTTTTTCGGGGTAACCATTCCGGCCTTGCGGGTGGGGGGCGGGCTGCTTATTCTGCTGATGGCCATTGATATGCTCCATTCACGGATGAGCGGCGTCCGTCATACCGAGGAAGAGGCCGGCATTGCGGCGGACAAGGAAGACGTTGCCGTGGTGCCGCTGGCCATCCCCCTGATGTCGGGTCCCGGCGCCATCAGCCTGGTGATCATCGATGCCAACCAGGCGGCCGGCGGCTGGATTGAGCGGTTGTTGTTCAGCGCCTGCATCGTGGTGGTGGGAGTGGCCGTCTGGCTCTCCCTGCGCCTGGCTGAAGAGATCGGGCGGACCATCGGCGTCACCGGGCTGAACATCGCCACCAGGATCATGGGGCTTCTGCTTGCCGCCATCGGCGTGCAGTTTATCGCCCAGGGCGCGGGCCGTCTTTTCCCAGGGCTAATGGGTTGAACGGTTTCAATAAAACAAGTCAATCCCCAGAAAGGTGCGAGATGAAAAAAACGGATTTCAAGACAGGAAACAAGAAACCGGACATTGAGATTAACAAACCGGGCGAAAGAAAATTCTGGCAGCAGCCCAACTTCGGTTTCTGGACCTACCTCCTGTTCATGGTTCTCTCTTTTTATCTCTGGCAGGGGTATTTTGAGACAAAGAAGGAGGAGATTCCCTACAGCGAATTTATTGCCCATGTGGAAAAAAATGAAGTGGCCGAGGCAGTGGTCACTGACAAGTACATCACCGGGACCCTGGTTGGCAAGGACCAGAAAACGGGTAAACCGCAACGGTTTATCACCATACCGCTCTTGAATAACGACCTGGCCCAGACCCTTGAAAAACACGGGGTAAAATACTCGGTGCGACCGAGCAGTAACTGGCTGAGCAATTTCCTGCTGAACTGGGTCGTGCCCTTTGGCCTGCTCTTTCTGGTCTGGGGCTGGTTCGCCCGCCGGATGGGCCAGGCGGGCAAGGGGTTTCTCAATATCGCCGGCAACCGGGTCCATATCCATGCCGAGTCTTCCCTGAAAGTCACCTTTGACGATGTGGCCGGGGCCGAGGAGGCCAAGCAGGAACTGCAGGAGAGCATTTCTTTTTTAAAGGATCCCGAGCGGGTGCAGCGGCTGGGGGGGCGGATGCCCAAGGGGGTCTTGCTGGCCGGCCCTCCGGGCACCGGCAAGACCTTGATGGCCCGGGCCGTGGCCGGTGAGGCCAAGGTGCCGTTTTTCTCGATCAGCGGTTCCGAGTTTGTCGAGATGTTTGTCGGCGTTGGCGCGGCCCGGGTCCGGGAGCTGTTTGAGCAGGCCCGCCAGAAGGCGCCCTGCATCATCTTTATTGACGAACTGGACGCCATCGGCGGGGCCCGCGGCATGGGGCCGATGATGGGCGGCCATGACGAGCGGGAACAGACCCTGAATCAACTGCTCACTGAAATGGACGGGTTCGACCCTTCCGTGGGCGTGGTGGTGATGGCGGCCACCAACCGTCCGGAGATCCTTGACAAGGCCCTGCTCAGGGCCGGCCGGTTTGACCGGCAGGTCATTGTGGATAAGCCGGATCTGAAGGAGCGGGAGGCCATCCTCAAACTGCATGCCAGGAAGATCAAGATGGCGGACGGGGTGGATCTGCGGGTGGTGGCCCAGCGCACCCCCGGGTTTGTCGGCGCTGATCTTGAAAATATCGCCAATGAGGCGGCCATCGGCGCGGTGCGGGAAAACCATGACCAGGTCACCATGGAGGATTTCGAGGCGGCCATCGACCGGATTATTGCCGGGCCTGAAAAGAAGCACCGGGTCCTGAACAGTGAAGAAAAGAAACGGGTGGCATTCCATGAGTCCGGCCATACCCTGGTGGCGGTGACCGTGCCCACCGGCGAGCCGGTACACAAGGTTTCGATCATCCCCCGCGGGGTTGCCGCCCTGGGTTACACCATGCAGTTGCCAGTGGATGAAAAGTTTCTCTCCACAAAAAACGAGTTAAGGGACCAGCTTGCCATTCTGCTGGGCGGCAGGGTGGCGGAAGAGATCGTTCTCGGCGACATCTCGAGCGGGGCCCAGAACGACCTGGAGCGGGCCAGTGAGATCGCCCGGTCCATGGTCTGTCAGCTCGGCATGAGCGACAAGCTCGGGCCGCTCACCTACGGCAAGCGGCAACAACTCATGTACCTCGGCATTCAAGGCCAGGAGGAACGAAACTACAGCGATGAAACCGCCAGGATCATTGATGACGAGGTCCGTGGCCTGGTGGAGGAGGGACATGGGCGGGCCACCCGGATTCTCACGGAGAAAAGGGAGGTCCTTGGCCGGCTGGCCGAACTCCTGCTGGAAAAAGAGGTGATCAGCGGCGAGGAAGTCGCCCGGTTGACGAAAACCTGAAGCCGTTGCCAGCGGCAGACGAAACCGCTGTTGATTGACGCGCCCAGCCCAGCCACTGGCCGATGCTCACGGATACAGGGTAATAAAAGTGAACGATTCAACCGGGTATATGTATCCGGCGGTGCCGGTGCTGCCGCAGGTTC
This genomic interval carries:
- a CDS encoding transposase, producing MPRQARLDAPGTLHHVIVRGIEKRRIVDDSKDRGNFVSRMGKIAGDTGTIIYAWALLANHAHLLLRSSEFGLSRYMRRLLTGYALSYNKRHRRHGHLFQNRYRSVICEEEPYFLELVRYIHLNPLRAGLVEGLAGLDRYRWCGHAVLLGRYANEWQDCGSVLTRFGQPGKSARAAYRQYIAQGVEQGRRPELVGGGLIRSLGGWSAVKALRRLGIRAPADERILGSGGFVERVIKESAGQVRRQSPGLAGEELINRVVCEFCDQEEINIKELRSGSRRRPVAQARKRLMQILVEEQGVTLAETARQLGVSTSAISKSLMRKAERKSC
- a CDS encoding PepSY-associated TM helix domain-containing protein, with the protein product MKKISWRKLHRWAGLLLTGFVVFYCLTGLLLNHRQDFAYFQERRKSVVRIKAQDQKSLPGFINTYKQQINRSDDPTVIRIRQGGVIEFLYGSHGRTTYVIDPRAGTMTRIDKADKQPWYWLNRLHKAYKTSTAWQLLTDAVALLVIFLALTGLIIFRYTRQDILLLTGGLLLLLLGMLAA
- a CDS encoding sirohydrochlorin cobaltochelatase, producing MDRKGQKKITWWKILLVFSLLTIFPGIGEQQATAMTRTIQKEPAIVITAFGTTTDARATFDFFEKQLTTGLPDRFRNYKIAWAFTSEIVRERANKKFKEAGSDRRYLSLAQTLANLEDQGYRKIALQSLHIFPGQEYRDMEKVIRAFRQIGLRIEYGGTLLHEWPWLFEAVNELEKEFLAPDQGCNVLVAHGTPQTFPGSNSTYLGLDRYLSRKYSNVFVGGVDGVLTRDQALDQARAYPIGRVRFIPFMYVAGDHIMNDIMGSEADDNGLPSWAMELEQAGIKVDTVHASYRNKDFFKGLGFYEKINRMFIRQLVESLERLEKY
- a CDS encoding PAS domain S-box protein, giving the protein MQKKTDHNELAATLPQIVFEADQDGRLTFANEQAFAITGYTRSDLDNGLNLLELVIPADRQRAADNMARVLKGEQVEAVEYTLSRKDGTTLITLVYANQKLENGRPAGLRGIAIDISVRKEASRTLEASEIKFRSLFDLSPQAIALSDVETGRLLDVNRTFCELTGYTKDEVVGRTAPEVGFYSREDRWRFITELKASGEVHDLEMDFRARNGSVLTALMFAKLIRIRDESFIIVVFHDITEKKKLEKELLKTHKLESLGILAGGIAHDFNNLLTAILGNITLAKASLQPGDKIFDLLAETEKSSYRARGLTQQLLTFSKGGAPIITITSARELIRDSARFSLCGANVRCEFSLADDLLPVAIDEGQIGQVIQNIVNNACQAMPAGGTIHIRAENVVVNHQDGLALKQGRYIRISIRDEGHGLPAEHLDKIFDPFFTTREKGNGLGLAICYSIINNHGGMVTVESEPGRGSTFHVFLPVAAGKDPVLEEVSEELIRGRGRILVMDDEDVVSEVTANMLHHLGYGAALARDGLEAIDLYKQAYDAGRPYDAVILDLTVPGGMGGRETIKELLKIDPRIKAIVVSGYATDTMMVDYRQNGFSGVISKPYRISELSRTLHNVLTRADDKDSIG
- a CDS encoding DctP family TRAP transporter solute-binding subunit; the encoded protein is MKKILSTGLLLGALVVLAAVFFYFNRVKGPAAPLREARPAVFTLKFGHDLLPDSAQHVAARKFAQIVDQRSRGQLRIDIYPDQQLGNDHQMIEAARAGELAIILAPTAKLSSLLPSIQYVDLPFIFPSREDAYELLDNEPGRMLLDQLTPFGLVGVAFWESGFKQFTANRPIRVPADFQGLKIRTMKSRIITDQFRLMGATPIPIDFQETFQALRDGVIDGQENPLVSIVNRKFYQVQSDLTISNHAYLGYVFAFSKKVLDSLPPDLREILVATARELTAFERKETIEREAAFLRTIIDSGVRVHTLSSEERQRFQEATAPVIEKYRQLIGGELLDKTAQLLREKYGPTAGDEIVIGLDADLTLGSARSGQAIRRGMELAVREINRQGGVLGKKFKIIARDHAGISARGIANMKFFARVDNLVAVMGGLHSPVALAELDIIHREKIIYLDPWAAATPIVENGFSPNYVFRVSVRDQYAGPFLVDHALRKYQRVALLLENTGWGRSNHRAMTAALAERKLTPTLVEWFNWGEEEMDQHLDRIERSGAQVILLVANSPEGINVIKGMAERRQKIPIISHGGITGGYFWEQTNKELQSVDLEFLQTFSFLAPENEDVADRVRESYFKVYGIDTPGKIVAPAGTAHAYDLVHLLARAIQLADSTDRPAIRDALERIDFYHGLVKDYSPPFTPERHDALDSNDFTMACYDRHGLIVPVDLCLESRCR